A stretch of the Kushneria konosiri genome encodes the following:
- a CDS encoding YagK/YfjJ domain-containing protein: protein MHNPTDDYIANDDMSYFLNDLNMDYHDEQILWDPSTQPNQNQQLAALIEIEERLKQLTSSHPWFDPATVIQSTPCGSGLIKLADDPLLDELKSIVASLTGILDHSEGAYSLQPPPYTKSFLQAFKSCSHLHKSIMDEPLPMTQSAAAQVVNDLNHRLWSWYQCLSLPSFGIEYARLKRNSRDNYRRFCRLADSLFGCCSRLLVVRIDLGYSETDGYYIDHETADYHRKKLCRMFHSHPMFEHLLGYAWKLEWRPKKGFHYHFVFFFDGNRVRRDIALGRSIGELWRRLTNNQGMYFNCNHSGGSNYLYNALGDIHYSDDLKREHLDKIAAYLTKVDEYVSLAVKGRTFQTSSTPRASEKRGGRPRLY from the coding sequence ATGCACAACCCCACCGACGACTACATTGCCAATGATGACATGTCGTATTTTTTGAATGATCTAAATATGGATTACCATGACGAACAGATATTGTGGGACCCATCAACTCAGCCAAATCAAAATCAGCAGCTTGCAGCTCTGATTGAAATCGAGGAAAGACTCAAGCAGCTTACTAGCTCTCACCCATGGTTTGACCCTGCCACTGTGATTCAGTCTACACCCTGTGGCAGCGGCTTGATAAAACTGGCAGATGATCCGCTACTGGACGAGTTGAAGAGTATTGTGGCAAGCCTTACAGGAATACTTGACCATAGTGAGGGCGCTTACAGTTTACAGCCACCTCCCTATACCAAAAGCTTTCTACAGGCATTTAAGAGCTGCTCGCATCTCCACAAGTCAATCATGGACGAACCTCTGCCGATGACACAATCGGCTGCCGCGCAAGTGGTTAATGATCTGAATCATAGATTATGGTCGTGGTATCAATGCCTATCACTACCATCATTTGGCATTGAATACGCCCGTCTAAAAAGAAACAGCCGCGACAATTACAGAAGATTCTGTCGTCTGGCAGACTCGCTTTTTGGCTGCTGCAGCCGCCTACTGGTGGTACGTATCGACCTAGGCTATAGCGAGACTGATGGATACTATATAGATCATGAGACAGCCGATTATCACCGAAAAAAACTCTGTCGAATGTTTCACTCACATCCGATGTTCGAACACCTTCTAGGTTACGCATGGAAGCTGGAATGGCGACCTAAGAAAGGATTCCATTATCACTTCGTTTTCTTCTTTGACGGTAACCGGGTACGCAGGGATATTGCGCTGGGAAGAAGTATCGGTGAGCTTTGGAGAAGGCTCACTAACAATCAAGGGATGTATTTCAACTGCAACCATAGCGGTGGCAGCAACTATCTATACAACGCGCTCGGTGACATACATTATTCAGACGACCTGAAAAGGGAGCACCTGGATAAAATTGCAGCCTATCTCACCAAAGTCGATGAATACGTCTCTCTTGCTGTGAAAGGCCGAACGTTTCAGACCAGCTCAACACCCCGTGCATCAGAGAAACGCGGCGGCCGACCGCGTCTTTATTGA
- a CDS encoding DUF932 domain-containing protein gives MARQIEQMAYVGDTPWHGLGQQLSPHQPLEVWQHQAGMNWHIEETPVRFIADSASHLGSIHSFPEQKVLFRSDTQTPLSVVSQRYKVVQPQEVLEFYRDLTEYAGYELETAGVLKGGRKFWALARSGLSTSLKNTDEVRGYLLLATSCDGTLATVATPTSIRVVCNNTLSMAIEGASQMVRVPHSTEFNAQRVKQQLGVSVSQWDDFMYRMKALAERRISHDEATRYFQTVLNNTDAALGTPTGKPSRAMNRMQQLYHGEGRGSHFSTAKETAWGLLNAVTEYVDHEKRARSNNTRMDSAWFGQGANLKHRALDTALELIA, from the coding sequence ATGGCACGTCAAATCGAGCAGATGGCGTACGTTGGTGATACCCCGTGGCACGGGTTGGGGCAGCAGCTCTCGCCTCATCAGCCGCTGGAGGTCTGGCAGCATCAGGCCGGCATGAACTGGCACATCGAAGAGACGCCAGTGCGCTTCATTGCCGATTCGGCGTCGCATCTGGGCAGCATTCATTCCTTCCCTGAGCAAAAGGTACTGTTCCGCTCGGATACCCAGACGCCGCTGTCGGTGGTGTCACAGCGCTACAAGGTGGTGCAGCCACAGGAAGTGCTGGAGTTCTATCGTGACCTGACCGAATACGCGGGGTACGAGCTGGAAACAGCAGGCGTGCTCAAGGGCGGCCGCAAGTTCTGGGCGCTGGCTCGCAGTGGACTGAGCACCTCGCTGAAGAACACGGATGAGGTTCGGGGTTATCTGCTGCTGGCCACGTCCTGCGACGGTACGCTTGCCACAGTGGCCACGCCTACGTCCATTCGGGTGGTCTGCAACAACACGCTGAGCATGGCCATCGAAGGGGCGTCTCAGATGGTCAGGGTACCTCACAGCACTGAGTTCAATGCCCAACGCGTCAAGCAGCAGCTGGGTGTCTCGGTATCTCAGTGGGATGACTTCATGTACCGCATGAAGGCACTGGCTGAACGCAGGATCAGCCATGATGAGGCCACCCGTTACTTCCAGACGGTGCTCAACAACACCGATGCTGCATTGGGCACGCCAACCGGTAAGCCCAGTCGTGCCATGAATCGGATGCAGCAGCTCTATCACGGCGAAGGTCGTGGATCTCACTTCTCGACGGCCAAGGAGACGGCCTGGGGGCTTCTCAACGCCGTGACCGAGTATGTCGATCACGAGAAGCGCGCCCGCAGCAACAATACCCGCATGGACTCGGCCTGGTTCGGTCAGGGCGCCAATCTCAAGCATCGGGCACTGGATACTGCCCTCGAGCTGATCGCCTGA
- a CDS encoding YagK/YfjJ domain-containing protein, with protein sequence MSREVAEQVALKLNQRLTAWYQCMKQPDFAYECSRNRRNNYQRLRDLMDALFARHSRLTVLRVDLSYSEHDGPHIDYDTARHHREQLCGLFHTNKLFDHLLGFAWKLEWQSKKGFHYHFVFFLDGHQVQEDIIQARLIGELNYPRTRALLQLQSQC encoded by the coding sequence ATGAGTCGCGAGGTCGCAGAACAAGTGGCCCTAAAGCTAAACCAGCGATTGACGGCTTGGTATCAATGCATGAAGCAGCCGGACTTTGCCTACGAGTGCAGTCGTAATCGCCGCAACAACTACCAGCGTCTTCGGGATTTGATGGACGCCCTGTTCGCTCGCCATAGCCGCCTGACGGTACTGAGAGTGGATCTAAGCTATAGCGAGCATGATGGCCCACACATCGATTACGATACAGCACGCCACCATCGTGAGCAGTTATGCGGCTTGTTCCATACCAACAAGCTATTCGATCACCTCCTCGGCTTCGCCTGGAAGCTGGAATGGCAATCTAAGAAAGGCTTCCATTACCACTTCGTGTTCTTCCTCGACGGGCACCAAGTGCAGGAAGACATTATCCAGGCTCGGCTCATCGGCGAGCTCAATTACCCGAGGACAAGGGCATTACTTCAACTGCAATCGCAATGCTGA
- a CDS encoding ERF family protein encodes MTQSITRQDNVTRHPPESSSDSTAIIQVIERAALNPDVDIDKMERLLQMQERVLDRQSLMAYSSAMAAMQTELPSIAERGKGNNGHYATLEDIVDTVRPILQRHGFAVSFRIQTQERGIQVTGVLMHRDGHREETSMLLPADVSGNKNAVQAFGSSTSYGKRYVLCALLNITTRGQDDDGHAAAPIKRITSFQAGQLRQLIARCPTTTQEWFIGRYGDAEQVPQSDFDRLRASLQKRAQL; translated from the coding sequence ATGACGCAGTCAATCACACGGCAGGACAACGTCACCAGGCACCCCCCTGAATCCAGCAGCGATAGCACTGCCATCATTCAGGTGATCGAACGGGCAGCGCTCAATCCTGACGTGGACATCGACAAGATGGAGCGTCTGCTGCAGATGCAGGAGCGTGTTCTCGATCGCCAGTCTTTGATGGCCTACAGCAGTGCCATGGCCGCCATGCAGACCGAACTGCCCAGCATTGCCGAGCGGGGCAAGGGCAATAACGGTCACTACGCCACGCTGGAGGATATCGTCGATACCGTACGGCCCATTCTGCAGCGTCACGGCTTTGCGGTGAGCTTTCGCATTCAGACGCAGGAGCGCGGCATTCAGGTGACCGGTGTATTGATGCATCGGGACGGACATCGGGAAGAGACCAGCATGCTGCTGCCTGCCGATGTGAGCGGCAACAAGAATGCCGTGCAGGCCTTCGGTTCCTCGACCAGCTATGGCAAACGCTACGTGCTCTGCGCGCTGCTCAACATCACCACGCGGGGCCAGGACGATGATGGTCATGCGGCCGCCCCCATCAAGCGGATCACCTCCTTCCAGGCCGGACAGCTTCGGCAGCTGATCGCCCGGTGCCCCACCACCACACAGGAATGGTTTATCGGTCGCTATGGCGATGCCGAGCAGGTACCTCAGAGTGATTTCGACAGGCTGCGTGCGTCGCTGCAAAAGCGCGCCCAGTTATAA
- a CDS encoding lambda exonuclease family protein: MQILNCEQGTPEWHAARLGIVTMSELKLLLVKGKGPDGFGAGALSYMHQLIGERITGESADAFSGNTHTQRGHALEPMARELYSEATGNTQLEQVGIILNYGAGYSPDSLVGSDGLIEVKTKLPKYQIELLIADELPPEHMAQCQGGLWVSEREWIDFVSYWPGMPLFVKRAYRDEVMIRTIAERVEAFYEELECRMSMVMAA, encoded by the coding sequence ATGCAGATACTCAATTGCGAGCAGGGAACACCCGAATGGCATGCCGCACGGCTGGGCATCGTCACCATGTCAGAACTCAAGTTGTTACTGGTCAAGGGCAAGGGTCCGGATGGTTTCGGGGCCGGTGCCCTGAGCTACATGCACCAGCTGATCGGGGAGCGCATTACCGGCGAATCAGCAGATGCTTTCTCGGGCAACACTCATACCCAGCGCGGGCATGCATTGGAACCCATGGCACGGGAACTCTACAGCGAGGCTACCGGCAATACTCAGCTGGAGCAGGTCGGGATCATTCTCAACTATGGTGCAGGGTACTCACCGGATAGCCTGGTAGGCAGTGATGGGCTCATCGAGGTAAAGACCAAACTGCCCAAATATCAGATCGAGCTGCTGATTGCTGATGAGTTACCACCGGAGCATATGGCGCAGTGCCAGGGCGGGCTCTGGGTCAGTGAACGAGAGTGGATCGACTTTGTGAGCTACTGGCCGGGCATGCCGCTGTTCGTGAAGCGTGCCTATCGGGATGAGGTGATGATTCGGACTATTGCCGAGCGGGTCGAGGCATTTTACGAAGAGCTGGAATGCCGTATGAGTATGGTTATGGCAGCCTGA
- a CDS encoding YfjI family protein, with protein sequence MSYPFQAVLPAPGHFNPQRLAPTLLWQSSHELSQNCQVSMELTVLTLLAGVSMVAQGRYDLKMPYGAIKPTSINVLGVAGSGEGKSLLYDKVLYVILEAQRQQRREWRKRLDTHQGELEEWRTEEKVLTQAIYRKQTKGGTAERERQSLRELHRRRPEPPREFRLLYEDTTPEALFSGLETAIPSAALATDEAEVFFKGAMNRARSHINSLWSGGGTVITRVTKDDIVLDDARLMLLLMVQPGILQEYMEAQGQQARDSGMLARFLVCAPPSVRGQRFYSLHTTPAWEAWKQAEARLATLTRENLILTHAPDMPREVLEFTEEGAACWIQVANEIERQMGPGGYYEACPDHGSKLAENVARVTALIHLFEGHEDGIVAETVLMAMDLCLFYSGQFQQVFMPPPREEQDAFCLNEWFNELRQFNWRIIRYNDVRQRAPRSLRDKKRLKAALEVLIAQQQVVVFTALYRSDALSGAAEHEQLLIPPFALSPSGAASTTLSHVAVSRACSTACHDIASGNRSRQACRLSTWCVARIASTASSGSSPNRSSSKYNRTPWTPSRKPRSWISSASMRADPSLRKASRRCRS encoded by the coding sequence ATGAGCTATCCCTTCCAAGCCGTACTGCCCGCCCCCGGCCACTTCAATCCCCAGCGACTCGCTCCCACCTTGCTGTGGCAGTCAAGCCATGAGCTCAGCCAAAACTGCCAAGTGTCGATGGAGCTCACCGTCCTCACCCTGCTGGCAGGCGTCAGCATGGTGGCTCAGGGCCGCTACGACCTGAAGATGCCCTACGGCGCGATCAAACCCACCTCGATCAACGTACTGGGTGTGGCGGGCTCCGGCGAGGGCAAATCGCTCCTCTACGACAAAGTGCTGTATGTCATTCTGGAAGCGCAGCGCCAACAGCGCCGGGAGTGGCGCAAACGATTGGATACCCATCAAGGGGAGCTGGAGGAGTGGCGTACCGAGGAGAAGGTGCTGACTCAAGCGATCTACCGCAAGCAGACCAAAGGCGGTACCGCGGAGCGTGAACGGCAATCACTGCGTGAGCTGCATCGGCGTCGTCCCGAACCGCCCCGCGAGTTCCGACTGCTGTATGAGGATACCACGCCGGAAGCACTCTTCTCGGGCCTGGAAACTGCAATCCCGAGCGCCGCTCTGGCTACCGACGAAGCGGAAGTCTTCTTCAAGGGCGCCATGAACCGGGCACGCAGTCACATCAACTCACTGTGGAGTGGCGGCGGCACGGTCATCACGCGAGTCACCAAGGACGATATCGTGCTAGATGATGCGCGGCTAATGCTATTGCTGATGGTGCAGCCCGGCATCCTGCAAGAGTACATGGAAGCACAGGGACAGCAGGCAAGGGATTCCGGCATGCTCGCCCGCTTCCTCGTATGCGCACCGCCGTCGGTTCGCGGTCAGCGCTTCTACTCGCTGCATACCACCCCGGCGTGGGAGGCCTGGAAACAGGCCGAGGCGCGTCTGGCTACCCTGACACGGGAAAACTTGATCCTAACCCATGCGCCTGACATGCCGCGGGAGGTACTGGAGTTCACCGAGGAGGGAGCGGCCTGCTGGATACAGGTGGCCAACGAAATCGAGCGGCAGATGGGACCGGGCGGGTACTATGAAGCCTGCCCAGACCATGGCTCGAAGCTCGCGGAAAACGTGGCGCGTGTGACCGCGTTGATACACCTTTTCGAGGGCCATGAGGATGGGATCGTCGCCGAGACGGTGCTGATGGCCATGGATCTCTGCCTGTTCTATTCCGGCCAATTCCAGCAGGTGTTCATGCCGCCTCCTCGAGAGGAGCAGGATGCCTTCTGTTTGAACGAATGGTTCAATGAGCTCCGGCAATTCAACTGGCGTATCATTCGGTACAACGACGTGCGTCAGCGTGCACCGCGATCCCTGCGCGACAAGAAGCGCCTCAAGGCTGCCTTGGAGGTCCTCATTGCCCAGCAGCAAGTCGTGGTATTTACCGCGCTATATCGATCTGATGCCTTGTCTGGGGCCGCCGAACATGAGCAACTTCTGATACCTCCCTTTGCCTTGTCGCCCTCCGGGGCGGCAAGTACTACCCTAAGTCATGTGGCGGTTTCACGCGCCTGCAGCACAGCTTGCCACGACATCGCCTCAGGCAACCGATCTAGGCAGGCCTGTAGGTTATCAACGTGGTGCGTCGCACGAATTGCCTCCACCGCCTCATCGGGTAGCTCTCCGAACCGATCCTCCAGCAAGTACAACAGAACACCTTGGACACCTTCACGGAAGCCACGCTCGTGGATCAGCTCGGCTTCCATGCGAGCAGACCCGTCACTGCGGAAGGCATCACGCCGTTGCCGCAGCTGA
- a CDS encoding DEAD/DEAH box helicase family protein: MAGFYTSDELSRVILRRQQRKTLDATVINSDIAGRYYQKRAITSIFSQFDQARRKALLVMATCTGKTRTAVALVDALQRTGRVKRALFLADRVSLVNQAANAFKSHLPDASPVNLVTEKHTEGRVYVCTYPTMMGLIDDMDGDKARFGPGHFDLIIIDEAHRSVYQKYGAIFRYFDSLLVGLTATPREQVDKNTYDLFELEPGVPTDAYELTQAVKDGFLVPPRVQQVDLKFPSQGIDYEQLSDEEKAEWESLDWGDDAEEEGIPSKVNAPAINSWLFNSDTIDKMLQHLMENGYYVDGGDRLAKTIIFARNHDHAKTIEERFNHHYPQCAGQFARIIDNKAKYPQSLIDDFSQPEKVPHIAISVDMLDTGIDVPEVSNLVFFKPVYSKIKFWQMVGRGTRLCPGLFGPGGEEDEKKNFRVFDFCFNFDFFKENPEGIEASGGVPLGKRLFRSRVQLLSHLQAMPDLDSGKQLTPKLADALQAEVSTMNPDNFIVRMYLASVETFRERDSWNQLDNEARQTLINDVAGLPTEQEPEQIESCLFDLTALRMQLAHIEGDTATFEPLRRRVVEMASLLEEKASVPLVKAQLGYLQALADTGFWEGININMLEEMRLRLRELTPFLDKKRRPIVYTDFEDEVLGVRNEEVFELPKMTGVQYARKVEAYLQEHLDNIVIRRLRTNQPLTQTDLESLETMLTTIGEEDGEELLQNLISALYEAPFSSVHAGGPDALFAGRDNVKGSSRRWRRLSRGL; the protein is encoded by the coding sequence GTGGCAGGTTTTTATACTAGTGACGAGCTGTCACGCGTCATTTTGCGCCGCCAGCAGCGCAAAACGCTGGATGCCACGGTCATCAATAGTGATATCGCCGGGCGCTATTATCAGAAGCGCGCTATTACCAGCATCTTCAGCCAGTTCGACCAGGCTCGTCGCAAGGCGCTATTGGTCATGGCTACCTGCACAGGCAAGACGCGCACCGCCGTGGCACTGGTAGACGCTCTGCAGCGTACTGGGCGGGTAAAGCGGGCGCTGTTTCTGGCTGATCGGGTATCACTGGTCAATCAGGCGGCCAATGCATTCAAGTCCCACCTGCCTGACGCCAGTCCGGTGAATCTGGTGACCGAGAAGCACACTGAAGGTCGGGTTTATGTCTGTACCTACCCCACCATGATGGGGTTGATTGATGACATGGATGGCGACAAGGCCCGATTCGGGCCGGGCCATTTTGATCTGATCATCATCGATGAAGCGCACCGCTCGGTCTATCAAAAGTACGGTGCCATCTTCCGCTACTTTGATTCGCTGCTGGTCGGTCTGACCGCCACGCCCCGCGAACAGGTCGACAAGAATACCTATGATCTTTTTGAACTGGAGCCGGGCGTACCCACGGATGCCTATGAGCTGACCCAGGCCGTCAAGGATGGCTTTCTGGTCCCTCCTAGGGTGCAGCAGGTTGATCTGAAGTTTCCCAGTCAGGGCATCGACTATGAGCAGCTCAGCGACGAGGAAAAGGCTGAATGGGAAAGTCTTGACTGGGGAGACGATGCCGAAGAGGAAGGCATCCCCAGTAAGGTCAACGCGCCTGCCATCAACAGTTGGCTGTTCAACAGCGACACCATCGACAAAATGCTTCAGCACCTGATGGAAAACGGCTACTACGTGGATGGTGGCGACCGGCTGGCGAAAACCATCATTTTTGCGCGCAATCATGATCATGCTAAAACTATCGAAGAGCGTTTTAATCATCACTACCCCCAATGCGCCGGGCAGTTCGCGCGTATCATCGATAATAAAGCCAAATATCCGCAAAGCCTGATCGATGATTTTTCACAGCCGGAGAAGGTACCCCACATCGCCATTTCGGTTGACATGCTGGATACCGGTATCGATGTGCCGGAGGTCTCTAACCTTGTGTTTTTCAAACCGGTCTACTCGAAGATCAAATTCTGGCAGATGGTTGGCCGAGGAACCCGCCTGTGCCCGGGTCTGTTCGGCCCCGGTGGTGAGGAAGATGAGAAAAAGAATTTCCGGGTATTCGATTTCTGCTTCAATTTCGATTTCTTTAAGGAGAACCCGGAAGGTATCGAAGCCAGTGGCGGTGTGCCGCTGGGCAAGCGCCTGTTTCGGAGCCGCGTCCAGCTATTGAGCCATCTCCAGGCCATGCCGGATCTGGATTCTGGGAAGCAACTCACTCCCAAACTGGCTGATGCGCTGCAGGCAGAAGTGTCGACCATGAACCCTGACAACTTCATCGTGCGCATGTATCTGGCCTCCGTGGAGACCTTCAGGGAGCGCGATAGCTGGAACCAGCTCGACAACGAGGCGCGTCAAACGCTGATCAACGATGTCGCTGGTTTGCCTACAGAGCAGGAACCCGAGCAGATCGAATCCTGTCTGTTCGATCTCACGGCGCTGCGCATGCAGCTGGCTCACATCGAGGGCGATACGGCGACCTTTGAGCCGCTGCGTCGTCGCGTGGTCGAGATGGCATCGCTATTGGAAGAGAAAGCCTCGGTGCCATTGGTCAAGGCGCAGCTGGGCTACCTGCAGGCTTTGGCAGACACTGGCTTCTGGGAAGGCATCAACATCAACATGCTGGAAGAGATGCGCCTGCGTCTTCGTGAGCTGACGCCCTTTCTGGACAAGAAGCGCCGTCCTATCGTCTACACCGATTTCGAGGATGAAGTGCTGGGCGTACGCAATGAAGAAGTCTTTGAGCTGCCAAAGATGACCGGCGTTCAATATGCCCGGAAGGTAGAGGCTTATCTGCAGGAGCATCTCGATAACATTGTTATTCGCCGGCTACGTACCAATCAGCCGTTGACCCAGACCGATCTTGAAAGCCTGGAGACGATGCTCACCACCATTGGTGAAGAGGACGGGGAGGAGCTGCTTCAAAATCTCATCAGCGCGCTCTATGAAGCCCCTTTCAGCAGTGTGCATGCCGGTGGGCCGGATGCCCTGTTTGCCGGCAGAGACAACGTGAAGGGATCTTCGAGGCGCTGGAGGCGACTCAGCCGAGGATTGTGA